From the genome of Neodiprion pinetum isolate iyNeoPine1 chromosome 3, iyNeoPine1.2, whole genome shotgun sequence, one region includes:
- the LOC124213844 gene encoding octopamine receptor beta-2R isoform X3: MASTVEPMEVVSTSDITSISGLSTEDPSGNITYVEDEEWSKMSKSILIGCVLGSIIITAVFGNLLVMVSVMRHRKLRIITNYFVVSLALADMLVAMFAMTFNASVQVTGRWVFGYFMCDVWNSLDVYFSTSSILHLMCISVDRYYAIVRPLKYPINMTKRVVAYMLLACWLSPAIISFLPILNEWYTTEENSKYRREFPELCEFKVNKVYAILSSSISFWIPCTIMTLTYYAIFKEANRQEKQMHNRMGNAMLLSHRPSKDLNNMNTLNNLNGELNRAGSSKTLTLNEINTDHLHTPTKDKNMIKMKREHKAARTLGIIMGTFILCWLPFFLWYVTMSLCGPTCYCPDIVIAILFWIGYTNSALNPLIYAYFNRDFREAFRNTLQCAFCSLCRREPSDLDALDVRRPSLSF, from the exons ATGGCTTCGACGGTGGAGCCAATGGAGGTAGTTTCAACATCGGACATAACATCGATAAGCGGACTTTCGACGGAGGATCCATCCGGGAACATAACATACGTCGAGGACGAGGAATGGTCCAAGATGTCAAAATCCATCCTGATAGGCTGCGTCCTCGGGTCGATAATCATAACGGCGGTGTTCGGGAACCTCCTGGTAATGGTGTCGGTAATGCGGCACCGGAAGCTGAGGATAATAACGAACTACTTCGTCGTCTCTCTGGCCTTGGCCGACATGCTGGTGGCCATGTTCGCAATGACGTTCAATGCCAGTGTCCAGGTCACGGGGCGTTGGGTGTTCGGCTACTTCATGTGCGACGTTTGGAACTCGCTGGACGTTTACTTCAGCACGAGTTCGATACTGCATTTAATGTGTATATCGGTGGATCGCTACTACGCGATAGTAAGGCCGCTAAAGTACCCGATAAACATGACGAAGAGGGTGGTGGCCTACATGCTGCTAGCCTGCTGGCTCTCTCCGGCGATAATATCGTTCCTACCCATACTCAACGAGTGGTACACTACCGAGGAGAACAGCAAGTACAGACGGGAGTTTCCTGAGCTATGCGAGTTCAAGGTTAACAAGGTATACGCCATCCTGTCGTCGAGTATATCGTTCTGGATACCCTGCACCATAATGACCCTGACGTACTACGCGATATTCAAGGAGGCCAACAGGCAGGAGAAGCAGATGCACAACCGCATGGGTAACGCCATGCTCCTCAGTCACAGACCGAGCAAGGACTTGAACAACATGAACACCCTGAACAACTTGAACGGGGAACTGAACAGAGCCGGTTCGTCCAAGACCCTGACTCTGAACGAGATAAACACGGACCACCTTCACACGCCGACGAAGGACAAGAacatgataaaaatgaaacgagaGCACAAGGCTGCCAGGACGCTGGGCATAATAATGGGGACCTTTATACTCTGCTGGTTGCCGTTCTTCCTGTGGTACGTCACGATGAGTCTCTGCGGGCCGACCTGCTACTGTCCGGACATCGTGATCGCCATCCTATTCTGGATCGGTTACACCAACTCGGCCCTGAATCCTCTGATTTACGCGTACTTCAACCGCGATTTTCGGGAGGCTTTCAGAAACACACTTCAGTGCGCATTCTGCTCTCTGTGCAGGCGGGAACCGTCCGATCTTGATGCGCTCGACGTTCGACGGCCTTCCCTCAG CTTCTAA
- the LOC124213844 gene encoding octopamine receptor beta-2R isoform X2 has translation MASTVEPMEVVSTSDITSISGLSTEDPSGNITYVEDEEWSKMSKSILIGCVLGSIIITAVFGNLLVMVSVMRHRKLRIITNYFVVSLALADMLVAMFAMTFNASVQVTGRWVFGYFMCDVWNSLDVYFSTSSILHLMCISVDRYYAIVRPLKYPINMTKRVVAYMLLACWLSPAIISFLPILNEWYTTEENSKYRREFPELCEFKVNKVYAILSSSISFWIPCTIMTLTYYAIFKEANRQEKQMHNRMGNAMLLSHRPSKDLNNMNTLNNLNGELNRAGSSKTLTLNEINTDHLHTPTKDKNMIKMKREHKAARTLGIIMGTFILCWLPFFLWYVTMSLCGPTCYCPDIVIAILFWIGYTNSALNPLIYAYFNRDFREAFRNTLQCAFCSLCRREPSDLDALDVRRPSLRYDMV, from the coding sequence ATGGCTTCGACGGTGGAGCCAATGGAGGTAGTTTCAACATCGGACATAACATCGATAAGCGGACTTTCGACGGAGGATCCATCCGGGAACATAACATACGTCGAGGACGAGGAATGGTCCAAGATGTCAAAATCCATCCTGATAGGCTGCGTCCTCGGGTCGATAATCATAACGGCGGTGTTCGGGAACCTCCTGGTAATGGTGTCGGTAATGCGGCACCGGAAGCTGAGGATAATAACGAACTACTTCGTCGTCTCTCTGGCCTTGGCCGACATGCTGGTGGCCATGTTCGCAATGACGTTCAATGCCAGTGTCCAGGTCACGGGGCGTTGGGTGTTCGGCTACTTCATGTGCGACGTTTGGAACTCGCTGGACGTTTACTTCAGCACGAGTTCGATACTGCATTTAATGTGTATATCGGTGGATCGCTACTACGCGATAGTAAGGCCGCTAAAGTACCCGATAAACATGACGAAGAGGGTGGTGGCCTACATGCTGCTAGCCTGCTGGCTCTCTCCGGCGATAATATCGTTCCTACCCATACTCAACGAGTGGTACACTACCGAGGAGAACAGCAAGTACAGACGGGAGTTTCCTGAGCTATGCGAGTTCAAGGTTAACAAGGTATACGCCATCCTGTCGTCGAGTATATCGTTCTGGATACCCTGCACCATAATGACCCTGACGTACTACGCGATATTCAAGGAGGCCAACAGGCAGGAGAAGCAGATGCACAACCGCATGGGTAACGCCATGCTCCTCAGTCACAGACCGAGCAAGGACTTGAACAACATGAACACCCTGAACAACTTGAACGGGGAACTGAACAGAGCCGGTTCGTCCAAGACCCTGACTCTGAACGAGATAAACACGGACCACCTTCACACGCCGACGAAGGACAAGAacatgataaaaatgaaacgagaGCACAAGGCTGCCAGGACGCTGGGCATAATAATGGGGACCTTTATACTCTGCTGGTTGCCGTTCTTCCTGTGGTACGTCACGATGAGTCTCTGCGGGCCGACCTGCTACTGTCCGGACATCGTGATCGCCATCCTATTCTGGATCGGTTACACCAACTCGGCCCTGAATCCTCTGATTTACGCGTACTTCAACCGCGATTTTCGGGAGGCTTTCAGAAACACACTTCAGTGCGCATTCTGCTCTCTGTGCAGGCGGGAACCGTCCGATCTTGATGCGCTCGACGTTCGACGGCCTTCCCTCAGGTACGATATGGTCTGA
- the LOC124213844 gene encoding octopamine receptor beta-2R isoform X1, whose protein sequence is MASTVEPMEVVSTSDITSISGLSTEDPSGNITYVEDEEWSKMSKSILIGCVLGSIIITAVFGNLLVMVSVMRHRKLRIITNYFVVSLALADMLVAMFAMTFNASVQVTGRWVFGYFMCDVWNSLDVYFSTSSILHLMCISVDRYYAIVRPLKYPINMTKRVVAYMLLACWLSPAIISFLPILNEWYTTEENSKYRREFPELCEFKVNKVYAILSSSISFWIPCTIMTLTYYAIFKEANRQEKQMHNRMGNAMLLSHRPSKDLNNMNTLNNLNGELNRAGSSKTLTLNEINTDHLHTPTKDKNMIKMKREHKAARTLGIIMGTFILCWLPFFLWYVTMSLCGPTCYCPDIVIAILFWIGYTNSALNPLIYAYFNRDFREAFRNTLQCAFCSLCRREPSDLDALDVRRPSLRYDDRTKSIYSETYMRHNDGRRSSEFGSSL, encoded by the coding sequence ATGGCTTCGACGGTGGAGCCAATGGAGGTAGTTTCAACATCGGACATAACATCGATAAGCGGACTTTCGACGGAGGATCCATCCGGGAACATAACATACGTCGAGGACGAGGAATGGTCCAAGATGTCAAAATCCATCCTGATAGGCTGCGTCCTCGGGTCGATAATCATAACGGCGGTGTTCGGGAACCTCCTGGTAATGGTGTCGGTAATGCGGCACCGGAAGCTGAGGATAATAACGAACTACTTCGTCGTCTCTCTGGCCTTGGCCGACATGCTGGTGGCCATGTTCGCAATGACGTTCAATGCCAGTGTCCAGGTCACGGGGCGTTGGGTGTTCGGCTACTTCATGTGCGACGTTTGGAACTCGCTGGACGTTTACTTCAGCACGAGTTCGATACTGCATTTAATGTGTATATCGGTGGATCGCTACTACGCGATAGTAAGGCCGCTAAAGTACCCGATAAACATGACGAAGAGGGTGGTGGCCTACATGCTGCTAGCCTGCTGGCTCTCTCCGGCGATAATATCGTTCCTACCCATACTCAACGAGTGGTACACTACCGAGGAGAACAGCAAGTACAGACGGGAGTTTCCTGAGCTATGCGAGTTCAAGGTTAACAAGGTATACGCCATCCTGTCGTCGAGTATATCGTTCTGGATACCCTGCACCATAATGACCCTGACGTACTACGCGATATTCAAGGAGGCCAACAGGCAGGAGAAGCAGATGCACAACCGCATGGGTAACGCCATGCTCCTCAGTCACAGACCGAGCAAGGACTTGAACAACATGAACACCCTGAACAACTTGAACGGGGAACTGAACAGAGCCGGTTCGTCCAAGACCCTGACTCTGAACGAGATAAACACGGACCACCTTCACACGCCGACGAAGGACAAGAacatgataaaaatgaaacgagaGCACAAGGCTGCCAGGACGCTGGGCATAATAATGGGGACCTTTATACTCTGCTGGTTGCCGTTCTTCCTGTGGTACGTCACGATGAGTCTCTGCGGGCCGACCTGCTACTGTCCGGACATCGTGATCGCCATCCTATTCTGGATCGGTTACACCAACTCGGCCCTGAATCCTCTGATTTACGCGTACTTCAACCGCGATTTTCGGGAGGCTTTCAGAAACACACTTCAGTGCGCATTCTGCTCTCTGTGCAGGCGGGAACCGTCCGATCTTGATGCGCTCGACGTTCGACGGCCTTCCCTCAG